Part of the Leclercia sp. AS011 genome is shown below.
CGGTGCGCTGGCTGGCGCGTTTTTATATTTCCATCTTCCGCGGCACGCCGCTGATTGCCCAGCTTTTCATGATTTACTACGGCCTGCCGCAGTTTGGCATTGAGCTGGACCCCATCCCGGCGGCAATGATCGGTCTGTCGCTGAATACTGCTGCCTATGCGGCGGAAACCCTGCGCGCGGCGATCTCCTCCATTGAGAAAGGGCAGTGGGAGGCCGCAGCCAGTATCGGTATGACCCCGTGGCAAACCCTGCGCCGGGCGATCCTGCCCCAGGCCGCACGCGTGGCGCTGCCACCGCTGAGCAACAGCTTTATCAGCCTGGTGAAAGATACCTCGCTGGCGGCCACCATTCAGGTGCCGGAGCTGTTCCGTCAGGCGCAGCTCATCACCTCCCGCACGCTGGAGGTCTTTACCATGTATCTGGCCGCCTCGCTGATCTACTGGGTGATGGCGACAGTGCTGTCGGCGCTGCAGAACTATTTTGAAAACCAGCTTAACCGCCAGGAGCGTGATCCAAAATGAGTGCTATTGACGTTAAAAACCTGGTGAAGAAGTTTCATGGCCAGACGGTGTTGCACGGGATCGACCTGGAGGTGCAGGAGGGCGAAGTGGTGGCGATCATCGGGCCGAGCGGCTCCGGTAAAACCACCCTGCTGCGCAGCATCAATCTGCTGGAGCAGCCGGAAGGCGGCACCATCCGCGTGGGTGAGATCACCATTGATACCGGCAAGTCCCTGAGCCAGCAAAAAAGCTTAATTCGCCGTCTGCGTCAGCACGTCGGTTTTGTCTTCCAGAGCTTTAATCTGTTTCCCCACCGTACGGTGCTGGAAAACATTATTGAAGGGCCGGTGATTGTGAAAGGCGAACCGAAAGAGGAAGCCACCGCCCGCGCCCGGGAGCTGCTGGCGAAAGTGGGGCTTTCTGGTAAAGAGACCAGCTACCCGCGGCGTCTCTCCGGCGGGCAGCAGCAGCGTGTGGCGATTGCCCGCGCGCTGGCAATGCGTCCTGACGTGATCCTGTTTGACGAACCAACCTCGGCGCTGGATCCGGAGCTGGTGGGGGAGGTGCTGAACACTATTCGTCAGCTGGCGCAGGAGAAGCGCACCCTGGTGATTGTCACTCATGAGATGAGCTTTGCCCGCGATGTGGCGGACAGGGCGATATTTATGGATCAGGGACGCATCGTTGAGCAGGGCCCGGCAAAATCACTGTTTGCCGATCCGCAGCAGCCCCGCACCCGCCAGTTCCTCGAAAAATTCCTCATGCAGTAGCATGTTTGCTCTCAATTGCTCCGGAAATATTCCCCGGAGCAATATATTCATCCCCTGTATTAGTTCTCACCTGATTTTATCCCGGAAAAACCGCTCTAAGTGCATAAAATATGTAGATAATTATCGCCGGGTCGATATTTTATACATATAAATAAGATTTATGTGTTAGTTTAAGAATCCATAATAATGATTATCTTTTACAGGGGCTTAATTCAGTCAGTATGAAGGATTTAGACTTTTTCACATGGCGGCGGGAATGCTTCCTACGTTTTCAGGAGATGACTTCTGCCGACGAGGTATATCCCGAACTGCAACGACAAACGCAGAACCTGGG
Proteins encoded:
- the tcyN gene encoding L-cystine ABC transporter ATP-binding protein TcyN, coding for MSAIDVKNLVKKFHGQTVLHGIDLEVQEGEVVAIIGPSGSGKTTLLRSINLLEQPEGGTIRVGEITIDTGKSLSQQKSLIRRLRQHVGFVFQSFNLFPHRTVLENIIEGPVIVKGEPKEEATARARELLAKVGLSGKETSYPRRLSGGQQQRVAIARALAMRPDVILFDEPTSALDPELVGEVLNTIRQLAQEKRTLVIVTHEMSFARDVADRAIFMDQGRIVEQGPAKSLFADPQQPRTRQFLEKFLMQ
- the tcyL gene encoding cystine ABC transporter permease, with product MQESIQLVIDSLPYLLKGAVFTLQLSIGGMFFGLLLGFILALMRMSPVLPVRWLARFYISIFRGTPLIAQLFMIYYGLPQFGIELDPIPAAMIGLSLNTAAYAAETLRAAISSIEKGQWEAAASIGMTPWQTLRRAILPQAARVALPPLSNSFISLVKDTSLAATIQVPELFRQAQLITSRTLEVFTMYLAASLIYWVMATVLSALQNYFENQLNRQERDPK